The genome window CTGTTAGCAAGGACGAGAATCAACAAGTGCGTGCGTGTGATTGGCATTGCAGCCACAGTGAATCACTCTGCCCGAAGCCCTGCTGTTTGACTTTCAGAATTTCGGAGAAGCAATGACTCTATTTATTCCTTGGCTCTCTAATTTTCCTTCTCtacttcttcctcctctctccTCTAGGTCGAGCAGCTGACGGCCCATCTTTGATAACGTATTCGCTTGACAACTTCTCCTCTCAATATCGGTTCAACAGCACAGGGCTTGAGACACTTCTCTATTACTGAGAATCATCTGAGATGACGGCTAACGAGCCAGTCGAtgatttcatcatcattggccTCGACTTTGGGACAACGTGAGTTCTGCCTGCTCTCCTCTCACAAGTGTCCCTCTGCCACTGATGAGCCGGTTCAAGCAACTGGCATCGCTAACAAGAAAAATCCTCTAGGTACTCGGGAATTGCTTGGGCGTATTCCCGAGAACCGGAAGAGATCGAACTTGTCACAAGCTGGGACTCTGAGTTTAACAACTGTTCCGACGTTGAGAAAGCCCCAACTCAGTTGCTCTACGACGACAAGAAAGGCACATCCTGGGGATACTCTATCCCCGCCAGTAAGGATGCCCTGAAGTGGTTCAAGCTTCTATTGCTTGATAGCGACGATGTTCCCATCATGGTTTCAAAGTCCTCCCAGATGCGTTGTGCCCAGAAACTTCTGGATAAGATGAGGAAGGACCCAGTGGAGGTCATCGCATGCTATTTGCGAAAGATTTGGAATCATGCAATTGACTCTATCCAACGAGCTGTTGGAGCTGAACTGTTGCAAAAGTCACCATTTCATGTTGTGATTACGATGCCTGCAATCTGGCCCCCCTACGCCCAACAGCGCATGAAGCAGGCTGCCAAAACCTCAGGCATTCTTGATGCTCGATCATGTGGCGAGACAAAACTACGTTTCATCTCAGAGCCGGAGGCAGCAGCCCTAGCTACAATCAAGGATCTCTCCAAAAGGTCGACAATAAAGGTAAGCTCGCAAAGAAGAATTAATAAGAGACCGAGCTGACTATAAACAGGTTGGAGATGCTATGGTCATTTGCGATGCTGGAGGTGGAACTGTGGTAAGCTCGAATTGACTTGTCCTACGCTGCCCAAGACCCTAACATACTGCAGGATCTAATCAGCTATCAAATAGAGTCAATCTCCCCATTTGTGGTAAAGGAGTGTGTCAAGGGCGACGGTAAGTTCTCATCAAGGGTAATGAACACAGACACCAACTCACCTCTTAGGGGGACTCTGCGGAGGTGTGTTTCTCGACGAACAGTTTCTGGAACTCATCAAACGAAAGCTCGTACCTGGATCATGGGACAACGTCACCTCtgccgaggagaagaagttcttgaacGAGTGTTGGGAGCATGGAATTAAGCCTCAATTCTCTAACCAGAACAGGGATTGGCTGGTCGACCTTCCCGATAGTTGCGATGTCGCGAGCTCCGGCAGAAAGCTCAAACGACGAAAGACGCTTGAACTTAGCTCGTAAGTTATATCAGCGCCAAGTGTTTGTTTTGAGTGTTTCCTCATCTCCTTACAGAAGCGACATTCTGTCTGCATACACCCCTATCGTCGACAAGATCGAGGCCCTTTTACGCCGACAAACCCAGGCTGTTAAGTCAAAGCTTGGGAAGTCAGCAAAGGTAACAAAACAAAGATAATTCAGACAGAACTGCAGCAGGCTGACACAAACAGTACATCATTCTTGTCGGTGGCTTCGGTCGTAGCTCCTATCTGTACAGCAAGCTTCAGTCTGCCTTTTTTGAGAGCACAGTTCTACAGTCGCGCGGGAACAAGCCGTAAGAAATTTCAAAAAGTTTGCGGATTTCTTTTTAACCAGTGAGAACAGATGGTCAGCTATCTGCCGCGGTGCTGTAGTTCACGGCATTACAAACCACGGCCTCTCAGCTACTCTAGGTGTGACAGTAGGCGCACGGGTAGCTCGATACAGCTATGGAGTGAGGTTCCATACCGACTTTGATCCGCAGAAGCACCAACTAAGCGACAAATATTGGTCGGAAGAACGTCAGAAATGGCGTGCCCGCAACCAGATGCAATGGTTTCTGCGGGAGGTAAGTAACGTGGTGTCACTTGATAGAATGACATTCTGACTTTAGTGATAGGGCGACAATTTGTTGACTAAGAAGCCAGTCCGACATGACTACGAGCGACTGTACTCTCAACGCATTGGACATGTCTCTGAGACCATCTACATCTGTTCTGAGTTCCCTCCCCCCAAGTCTTCCGGACAGGCCGTGGAGAAACTATGTGAGATCCGCTGGACACGCAACATCAGCCTTGAATCTCTTCCAACATGGACCAACCCTCTGGGAAAGGTCTATCAGAAACTCAGCTATGCAATCGAGATGACCTGCGAGTATGGGATCGTAGACTTTACTGTCTATTACAAGGGCAAACGCGTCGGTGCTCACAACGTCGATGTCCAGTTTCGTTAGGGCGGCTGGGTTCTGAGAATTCTTGATATGGAGATATGAAGGATGGCTGGACATCCAAGAATTGTGAGTGAAAGATTTTAGGCGCTTCGTGCAAGTTAAATCTTGCTTGCTCTGGGGTTTTAGGTGAACTCAGTGTAGAACCAATTCAGAGGAATTGATCTAAAACGTGTCTCAAAATTCTAAATCCTCAGAATAGCTTATACTACTTTCACGGTATATGTAACGACCTGCGCTCACGCTGTTCCATGGTATCATTCATATCCCTTCCATGGCCACGTCTTGTTGCGCCAGTGACCCCTCAGCTTGTGGCTCCTTGCCCACCTTTTCGGTATCACCGTTCACCTTGTTTGCATCTCTGAAATGTCGATATACCTTGACTGTGTTGTCCTGCCCTCCGGTCACCATCGTCTCTCCATGGACATCCACCCAGAAACACACGCCCTTGTGGCCTTCCACTCTTTGCAACACCGTCTTTGATACTACGTCCCACATGACGATGCTGCCATCCTCGCTAGCAGATGCGATGAAAGGAGCGCCGTCCAAAACTCCGAAACAGCCACCCACAGCGAACTTCTCGTTGATGTGGCCTTGATATGTCTTTTTGACGGTACCAGAAACATAATCCCATAGGCGAATGCAGTTGTCTAGGTTGAAAGCCAGGACGAAGCGTCCGTTGGGGGAGAAGCAAACATTGGCGACAGCCGGATTGTCTTCATGAACAAGGGTGCGTAAGCACTGGCCTGTTGATGTATCCCAAATACGACTATATACTTGTTAGCAAAATGAACCAGTTGAAGCTCCAGGAGTCCATACATCAAACCATCTGTCGAGCAACTGACGACCAGCGTGCCATCTCGAGAAAAGTCAATCCCACTGACGGGATCACTATGCGCAGGTAAACTTCGCATCTGCCTGCCCGCTCTTACGTCCCACAGAAACACAGCTTCATCGTATGAACCACTTGCAAGGATGTTGCCCTTTGGCGAGAATGCCAAACAGTGGATGTAGTTATGATGACCCTTCAACGGCCCCATTTCTTGACCGGCTACCGATTTTCGAGTTGTGGTCTTTGGCCGGCCTGTAACGCGATCCCATAAACGAATGGCTTTGTCGTCTGAACCACTTGCGATGGTGTTGCTATCCGGTGTCCAAGCAAGACAGCTTACGCCTGCCATGTGTCCAACGAGCGTATCCATGTGTTCGCCCGTTGTAGCGTCCCATATCTTGATAGTAGCATCTGCCGATGCAGATGCGATGAATTTTCCATTAGGTGATATTCGGACCTGAGAGACAGGCTTGGTGTGAccatgaagaacaaggcgGGCACGGTAGTTGGGCTTGAAAGGTTctggaggaggagttggTTCAGCCCCCCGCGCGGAGAGGGAGTCTGTTCGGGAGCGACGAAAAGAGAGTTGCGATCGTGACCGTGACCGTGAAGAGCGGGGTGATTGTGATCGTGTTGTTAATCGGGATCGCGAGCGCGAGTGTCTACGGGAATCTATACTAGAGAGAGACCGTGACCTCAACCGTGATCTCGATCGTGATGTACGGCGGCTTTCGTAATATTTGTTTCCAGCACCATCTTCACCAGGACTTGGGCTAATAGTCCTGCTATTACGGCGATTGTCTCGTATCGATAGTTGGCGAGACTGTCTAGGCGATCGATCGTTGTCTTCGGCGTCGCGTTGCGGCGCGTAAGGAGGGGAAGAGTCGCCGCTTGTTTTGCGACGCTTATTCCGGGGCGAATCACTGGGGCGATCGTCTTCAGAGGCCATTGCAACGTGAAAATGCGGCTGATTGTTTGATGATGCTAGGTCAAGGGTGGAAGGTAGTCGGGACAAGGCTGACGAGTTTGGCGCTCGAGGGGAGATTGAATGCTTGGAGGTGGGGCACGAGGCTGAAAGACGTCACCCAATGAATGCACAAACAAATGTGACAAAGAACGGAACAAAGAACATAAGATTAATGCAACTAAAAATAGGGACTAATCTTACACGAGTCGGCGCATAAAATGAACACTGATCAAACTTTGAAGGTAGCATTGCATGAAATTGCACTTCCTAAAATTATACCATCAGTGATTCGAGGAGTGCAACTAACTGACACGCTGTTATTGGTCAGCTCAAAAAGCCACTCCTGAAGATCCGGAAACTACCATAGTTTGGGGAAATGGGGGAAGGAAAATCATTTGGTTTGTGGAGTGAAGCAATCAACTTCCAACTTGGGCAATCCTGAGGTTCTCATCTCCGGGGAACCCAATCACAAAGAGGCATGTTCTCGGCAGTTGATGTCATTGAGCAATCGATGGTTCAAGACTCAAGTTTGGGGGTAAAGTTTAGCAGTTGGGGCGCTGACAGTGGATGCTTCAGGATACCCATATCGCCCTAAGCTGTAACAAGCCTCGAGGGAGCAATAAAACTTCAGACTGCAGAGGAGGttgccaaaataaactcatcaaagagagTCAAGAGACCCCTAAATTTAAGCCaacttacctaaatcttACGAAAATCGTTTTTTTTTATCCAGAACTAAAGTCTGGAGTTTTATTGCCTCCCCTAGCATGTCAGGTAGACCCTGATTGTCTGACAGAACCTTGAGTTTTAACCCTGGCGATATAGTAAGAGAGGATAACCTCGTTGGTACGGTTAGAAAGAAGCTTTCGGTATCGTCGTCTCTGAGACCGGGGCGAGAAGGCGTCCGGTAGTTCAGCCAAGGCGTCCAATCTGCGACATTCCGGTGCATTGTGTATTTTCCATTGTGCCGTGCTGAATCGAGTGCTGAACCCCTTTACCATGGAGCGCAGTGTCTAGACCGGttcagctgcagctgccGGTGACTGTATAGGCAATAAGAGCGCCAGGATCTAACGTTTTACGTGCTATTGGAAGCGGTCAAGAGTCTCGATGTCGAGATGCATTGGTCAGATCTTGGTTTCTGTGAAAGGGGCATATTGAACCTGCAGCCACTACTTTCGGCTCAATTCAGGCTATTGATCGCGTGCCGCGCCGTTTACCATGGAAAAAACAACCCGTGGCGTCTCTGAAGTGTCCCcttttgtttgttttgaCTCAATCTTGGAAATAGAAGGATCTGGTCTTACAATAGTGGGCTACTCTGTCTGCGGCATGAATTACATTCAAACTGATTCAGTACTAATGTATTGTCGCGGCTGAAACTAGCGATTGGGGACTATCGTAGCTTTTTTGCTTATTCCCAGTGTTGTCTCTGTTGAAGTCATCCCTTGTGTGTCAGTTTCGTAACCTGAGTGCAAATCCATGCCAAGCAGCCAAGTTATCAGACATTCCGCGACCGACATGGCCGTGAGACAGTTACTCATAGACTTGCCAACATTCCGGTGGCATGATACGACCATTCCGTCGATTTCGAGTTTTTCATTCTCACGTGAAGGCCTCTTCAGTATCGAAAACATCGATCTGATCGCACATAGGCGCTCTGGGCATCGCGATCTAAGCAATCTTAGGTCTTGGCCACCAGTCGGAACAATTTCTGGAAACGTGCCAGTAAAGTTACCCAAACTGCTGGTGCAatttagtaataatagtGCAATGTGGCGTAAGTAACCTCCGTTAGCCAAGATAGGGAGCTGCTATTAAGCGTTAAGCATACCGTCTGTAGTGACATGGAGTGGAGGTGACGCTATGGTTGTCGCCAGCGCTACTGCTCAGCTGTGGCTGTTTGGAGTCAACGCCGTTCTGCCAACCGTTTGACCAAGTGTGGTTCTGGCGTCTGCATTTGATTCGTCGAAAATTGCTTGATTTAATTGCATTTAGTTGACATTGCGTGTTGAGATGTTGATAGGTGATTCAGTGATGTTCTAAAAGATCGGGGTGATATCTTTGGCCCTCCAATTTGTTCTTCAACTGCTGCAACAGACTATTGGAACTTACCTAGACCTGTAGCTTGTAAGGCTTCCATAAGGTGGTCTTCAGCACACACCTCTTACAGCACGTCATTCTCGTGCCTGCTGAATTGGGACTCACCGTCCATTTTCGAGGCAAAGCTTCCAGGAGTATCGCAGATTAGATGCGGCGTAGCTATCGGTTCCATTGGTGGATGGAGTCAGCAGCCAACAGTCAAAAGGTTCTGGCGTCAGCGCATTATCGAAGCGGAGTGGGCGAGGGTCCTTGCACAAGGGGCCAGCAGATGAGTTGACCCATATCCTTCATGGGGCTAGAAACGCATTGGCCATGAGGGGATTATTGAGCTTGAAGCGGCTGGAGTGACTGAAATCACTGGATGAGAGAGTTGCATCGGAGTGTTGTGCTGGGAGTTGTGACTCGGCTATGGAACTCTCACCGAAGCGATCTCGCATAGATGAATTAATCATCCTGTCTTTAGGGCATGTTTGTTTCTCATGCAGAGACCTGTTGGTACTTGGTCGTGTGCTCGAGCCGAGCAGTTAAATTACTCCGTGAACCATCGCCAACAACGATGCCGGCAGATCGGAAATGGTGCCATAATGCCCCGTGATCGTTTCAACGGTTCAATTTCCTTTGACTTCAACGTCACAAACGATCGTCAAGCAGCACATACCACGTAGTATCGTGGGTTTAGGTATACCAGCAGGCTCTTGTTAGTCACTGGAGCCGTTGTGCGCCGAACTCGCCTATTTGATACCTATCAAGAGGTCCATGCCAAGCCAGCACAGGAACAAGCAGCCCTACGAGAACCACAGCGGCTACAAAGGGCCTGTAGACAATTGTTTCTTCAGCGAGCCCAGTTCATTGAAAGAAACGGCATGCAAACTATTTGGTGTGGCAGACTATTCAAATCTTACTGTAAGCCTATGGGAAATTGTTCGCTGATCAACACTTAGCTAGGCAGGCTGCAATGAGATATCAaccagcatcaagcttgatgaatACTAGAGTAGAGTTTCACATAGGAGCTTATACTGAACTCTAACTCATCCGCTGAACCTTTTCGGGGACTCCCCCGTTCGGTAAGTAGTCCAGTATAGCAGGCTGTGGAAACAGAGCCTTGTTTATAGCCAATACAATGCGATTTATGAGGGAGTTGTCAACCCGGCTCAGAGTTTAGCTGGGGCGTTTCATCTGCAACTCTATACCAGGGCCAAGAGATTCCATAGAATTTCTGGCAGCAGTATTATCCGAAGACAGAACGCCTGTTTCGGATAGGATCTTGTCCTTGACCTGTCAGATTCAATTGTTTGCCCTGTTCTGCTTCCGACGTTGCAAGACGGTTTTGACGCTGAGGTAAAATGTCGCACAAGAAAAAGCAGGGGAAAAGCACAGATGCCGTTCCAAACCTGCCAAGAGCTGGAATGCAAGACAACAAGTCAAGAAAGACAGCAAGCGAATGCACTGAAAAGAGTCTCGATTGCCACGCCTGCAAGCGACGATAACTAGAGACAAGAATAGCCATATCATCTCGGGGCACGGCGATCAGGCCCGGAAACCGGCTTAGCACCCCTGAGACCCTGGAGTTGGAAATCCTAGGTAATCTTGTTAGGAAGAGGTCTCGATGAGTATTGAACATGGGTCATGAGTCGGCAAAAAAGATCAGTGAGTGTCCGTCAGCGACAGGAAAGGAGTTGGAAGAGAACCAACAGGCGGCCTAATTCAATGCCAAGCAGGGGTCTCCGAATCGCCGACATGTACGCCCCAGCTTGTAGCCAATCGACAGAACCTCACCCACTCGAGTTTAATTACATCCCATCTTTTCAGACGAATGCTGACAAGGGGATGTTTGCCTACAGGAACAAGTGCGCGGATGTATTTGCTGCAGTACAGCAAATGCAGCAATGCTGATCCCAGGTATTATCTCTACCTCATGGTCCGATCTGTTCAGACAGTCCATAGCAGGGCCCTCTAACGATAGGGTCCGCATACCTATTAGCGATTGAGACGGGAAGACGGAACGGACAAgacatggcatggcatggccAGAGACATGTTAGCAGAGATTGCTCCAGATCCAGATTCGCAATCGGTCACCAGGGGAAATAAACCACGGACATTCTGATATGGGTGTTCATGGGACAACTCGATGGCGTATCATTGTGGCAATCCATTGGAGGATTCCCCTGACTAATTCTTGTGGTAGATGAACTGCTAACCGTGATCGGTCTGGGCCGGATTGTCCAGAGACCTGTGGGAGAAGGATCCTCAAGATTCGCTTCCAATGGATTTCAGTGCAGCTTCTGTGACTGGTGCGCAGTAGGAAGGGCTGTTCAGGGGTGCATTGACAAACACTGCCAATTAGCGAACCGCATTGTCCGTGAGTCTTAAGATTCAATGCCCTGTCGCGCCGACTTTAGAGCCTGCCCCTGGACTAGTTCTTCTAGCCGTTGAACACGCGCCTTCACCGACCAACAGTGTTTTGTGGGGAGGCCCCCAAATATTGGCTGTGCTTTTGGTTGCCTTCTGTGTGTCCTGAGTTGTCAATGTCGTGCTACGCTACAAGCGCCGACGCAGGAACAGCCAGGTGCAGCTAAGTCCTGTAAGGCACGGGCTGGGCTGGAAGGTGTGGTGGATATCTCAGGCACACAAAGGTCATCCCAGTGGAGGGCCAGCATGGTACCTGCACTAGCGTCCCCCTCGGCGCTCAATGGTCCCGCAGGGGTTGGCCCAACCTGGGAACTCTGGAAGGTGTCTTGGGGGTACGTACCGCGATCCCCACCCCTGTCCTGCTCTGATGGCACACCCAGTCCCCCTCTGGCATTTATCACAAAACCCCAGCTTGatcctctgcttcttctcgttttttctctctctcttcaccaccaccttCATACCAGTCACTCTTTTCGGCTTTCAGCCTACCACActcttttttatacttaataatTTTAGGTTGCTTTACAGCTTCTTATCATCCAACCCCGTCCCTCTTTTCCTTCGATACAATTACTATATACCGTAATTCCTAAATCCAGCCTTCAAGATGCAGTTCACCATCTCCGCCGCTGCCCTCATGGCCTTCGCCGCCAAGGCCCTCGCCCAGGTCGCCGACTTCGACCCCGTTCTCACTCCCACCAACTGGGAGGAGGTCTCCGCTGGCAAGACCCTCGAGATCACCTGGCAAGCTAAGCCCAAGTACTCCGGCGAGAAGATCTCCATCTCTCTGATCGGTGGTGCTACCCAGAACACCCAGGTCCCCATCAAGACCATCGCCAGTGAGTAGAGACGAAGACGGCAGGACATTCGATCAGTTTTGCTAACAAACCCCTCAGCTGGCATTGACAACGACGCTGCTTCCTACAGCTGGGCCATTGACTCTACCCTCGGAACCGAGAACGTCTACGGTCTCGTCCTCAAGCTCGAGAGCAACCCCGAGGTTTTCCAGTACTCTTTCCCCTTCAAGATTGAGGGTGCCAAGAAGTCCGAGGACAAGCCCTCTCAGACCAAGAACGACTACGAGGTCCCCTCCTCCGTCGCCCCTAAGCCCACCAAGCCCGCTTACCCCGTCCCTGAGACCACCGTCGTTGCTGTTTCTGAGACCGTCACCGTCCCTTGCAACAACACTGCTGGTTCTCCCACCACCTTCGTCCCCGTTGTCAAGACCCACTACcctgctcctcctgctccCCCTGCCAACAACGGCACTGCTCCCAACCCTCCCGTCTACACCCACCCTGCTCAGCCTCCTGTTGTTCCCACTCAGCCCGCTGGTCAGCCTCCCGTCTACGGCCAGCCCACCCCTACTCCCGTTCCCGTCTCTGGTGCTGCCCGCTTCGGCGCTCCCATTGCCGTTGTTGCTGGTCTCGTCATGGCCGCTTTCGCTCTGTAAGCGAGGCCGCGCACCAATTTAATCTTTGGTTCCTGCGTGGCGTCATGACTTCATGACTGCATTTTAGAGGGTTTCTCGTTTCTTCAGGTATGGAGCAGTCTGGGTATAATCAGGCCTTTGCGCACATACGTTGCTTCTTTTGTTGGTATCTACGAGTTGGAAGGTTTTCTGGATTGTTAATGTATTGAGGAAAAACTATAAAACCCACTTGGGTTATTTGTCTTGATCAAGTTCCCCTGATGTAGCTGCCATGTGTTCCTTCGCCGCTACGTCTAATAGACATATGACCCAGCTTTTGTTTTCCCAAGAGATTCCTGTCAACTAGTGTTATTGCTACAATACCCATTTCTTTTTAACACTGAACTATACTTGTCATTGAACTCTGAGTGATTTTATCGCTAGTTTGTTCGTATTGACATGAAGATTTTCGTAGGATGAAACTACCAGGATGTAACCCTGCTTGCATATGCTTTTAGGGCGGTACTTGGTTAATCTAACCTATATTGCAGATCAGGTTCTTTGTACGTACAGAGGAAACAATTCATCTGTTTATTCTGCTCCGTTTTGGACTTGCTTGTCTACATGTCCTTGTCATGCCAGGTTCCCTTCTCATCTTACAGAAAGTTGAGATGAGTTGACCCATCAGTTCCCTGACGTCGTCTCGTCTCAATCATGTGTTATCTACACACCCATCTATTAATGAGGCCCTACAGCTGACAGGAATGTTTAGACATTGCAAAGCCGTCATTGTCCGTTTCAACCGTTACCGGGAGTGGCGGCCTTGGCATGAGCTTGAAGCCTCATCCCACCGGCCTCGGACTGGAATGCATATGCTGTGAGAGGGTGACTAAAGATAGGTTCATGGTGGTTATTTTGTTGTTAAGCCTCCCTGTTGATCAAATGCTTGGGATGGGACCCTTGCTGCGAATTGGTGCAAGGGCTACGGGTCTGTTGCCATATAACTAAAGCTGTGTCGATATAAAAGGCCATTTAATGGTATTTCCCACTTCCAAGCACGACAAGACATTTCAATCGTATGAGAATCATGTGAATGGAGACCTATTTATAAGAAACACATGCCAAGTCTCGTTGTCAAGTTGATCCAGTAACAGCGACATGAAAAAAAACTTGTCGTGTAGTTGATTGCGTACGCAGGTCTCATATTCGTGTCCCGTCTCACAACTTCTCAATCGAGAGACATAAAAAGCCCGTTTTCCACCCTGTGCAACTGTAGCGCGCCTCTTGTCTTTCTGTCAAACGGGCGCGGCGTTTGTGGCTTCTGATCGACAGGGCCATCAAATGTTTCATTGCGCACGTCATTTGGTCTTGGTTAAAGTGAAGGGCAATTGATCAGCGGCTGTCAAATGTTGGTCGCAGGTGATACAAAGACCATCATACCTAGTaatgatcatgatgaatgtCGCTGTACAACTTGATGAGAATAATGAGAGAGGTTGAGCTCATTATATATGTGCCACTTCGCTCTAAGCACGATAAGAATCACGTCGAAAACACACTGCTTCGAAGACACTTGGTTAATTATGATCCAATAATATTCATGAAATAAATCTCGCATCGAGCCTGATGCGGCGGGATATCCTAGCTACTCCATACCAATTCCTTCTATCCCAACGATGGTTTAACCATTCGCAAATCGTGACCAATTCCAGTGCGCGCCCGCTCGCCGTTTAAACCAGTTAACAAGTTCATAAAACACTCGTCTATCCCATTCGTATTTTTCCCTTTTCCAATACTGCAACTCTGCACTTAGTGGCCACCAATCTGGCCCTTGGGCAGAGGAGGAATCCAGCAAACCGCCAAGTTCAACGCGATGGTAATAATGCCAATGACCCAGAGACCCATGGCGTAGTCGTTACCGCCGTGCATGAAGCGGAAGACAACAGCAAACATGATACCACCAATGTTACCACCACCACCGGTCAGGCCTGAGAGGATACCGTTGGCAGAGGGGTGAACGTGAGGTACAAGAGCAAAGTTGGCACCGTTGCCAGCCTcgatgaagatggccatgacCACGACGAGGCCAACCAAAGTACCAATATCACCGCCATTGGCTTCAGAGGGGTTGACCTTTCCGATGACAATGAGAAGAGCTCCGGTCAGCACACCGCAAGCGACGATCCAGACCTTCTTGAGCCAGAGGTTGCGTCCGCACTTGTTGTAGATGATGTCGGCAATAACTCCACCAAGAGGCCggttgaggaagttgaggaAACCAAAGATAGCGGCGTAGTTGCTGGCCTTGGTCTGATCGAGGTGGGGgaagttcttcttgaagtaGGAGCTCAGAATGGCGTTGATAGCAAGCTCGCCACCGAAGGAGCATGCATAGGTCGCCACGTGGAAGATGGTCTGGGGAGAGTAGCAGACATGGAGGGCATCACGAAGAGTTGGCTTGACAATGACCTCACCTCGAGCGAACTCCATGGCCTCGTTGCGTGAGATAGGGTGCTCGTGGTCGCCAACCTTGACATCCCTCTCCTCACCGGggttcttctcctcatctgaaCCGCAGCGGTCAGGTGTACCGACGGGGGTAACGTCACCAGAGCT of Fusarium oxysporum Fo47 chromosome I, complete sequence contains these proteins:
- a CDS encoding WD40-repeat-containing domain protein; amino-acid sequence: MASEDDRPSDSPRNKRRKTSGDSSPPYAPQRDAEDNDRSPRQSRQLSIRDNRRNSRTISPSPGEDGAGNKYYESRRTSRSRSRLRSRSLSSIDSRRHSRSRSRLTTRSQSPRSSRSRSRSQLSFRRSRTDSLSARGAEPTPPPEPFKPNYRARLVLHGHTKPVSQVRISPNGKFIASASADATIKIWDATTGEHMDTLVGHMAGVSCLAWTPDSNTIASGSDDKAIRLWDRVTGRPKTTTRKSVAGQEMGPLKGHHNYIHCLAFSPKGNILASGSYDEAVFLWDVRAGRQMRSLPAHSDPVSGIDFSRDGTLVVSCSTDGLIRIWDTSTGQCLRTLVHEDNPAVANVCFSPNGRFVLAFNLDNCIRLWDYVSGTVKKTYQGHINEKFAVGGCFGVLDGAPFIASASEDGSIVMWDVVSKTVLQRVEGHKGVCFWVDVHGETMVTGGQDNTVKVYRHFRDANKVNGDTEKVGKEPQAEGSLAQQDVAMEGI
- a CDS encoding major facilitator superfamily domain-containing protein, encoding MGFQIAHLWKAPEVNPISRKARSVPMLNPIDIYGRVFSFSWLGFMLAFWAWYTFPPLLTVTIKEDLHLTPAQIANSNIVSLSATFFLRFLTGPLCDLYGPRRVFAYLILLGCFPIGLAPLVNSATGLYISRFFIGILGATFVPCQVWCTGFFDKNVVGTANALAGGWGNAGGGITYFIMPAVFDSLVAHQGMSPSKAWRVTFIVPLVCLIVCGLGMLFLCPDSPMGSWEDQAMLVRKNMEAHGMSSSGDVTPVGTPDRCGSDEEKNPGEERDVKVGDHEHPISRNEAMEFARGEVIVKPTLRDALHVCYSPQTIFHVATYACSFGGELAINAILSSYFKKNFPHLDQTKASNYAAIFGFLNFLNRPLGGVIADIIYNKCGRNLWLKKVWIVACGVLTGALLIVIGKVNPSEANGGDIGTLVGLVVVMAIFIEAGNGANFALVPHVHPSANGILSGLTGGGGNIGGIMFAVVFRFMHGGNDYAMGLWVIGIITIALNLAVCWIPPLPKGQIGGH
- a CDS encoding Ser-Thr-rich glycosyl-phosphatidyl-inositol-anchored membrane family-domain-containing protein, giving the protein MQFTISAAALMAFAAKALAQVADFDPVLTPTNWEEVSAGKTLEITWQAKPKYSGEKISISLIGGATQNTQVPIKTIATGIDNDAASYSWAIDSTLGTENVYGLVLKLESNPEVFQYSFPFKIEGAKKSEDKPSQTKNDYEVPSSVAPKPTKPAYPVPETTVVAVSETVTVPCNNTAGSPTTFVPVVKTHYPAPPAPPANNGTAPNPPVYTHPAQPPVVPTQPAGQPPVYGQPTPTPVPVSGAARFGAPIAVVAGLVMAAFAL